In one window of Porites lutea chromosome 8, jaPorLute2.1, whole genome shotgun sequence DNA:
- the LOC140946633 gene encoding uncharacterized protein, translating into MSTIGTLAHIFNKPPLVAYRRPISLRDRLVSTKFKTVNNIPVPRGCEACGKSKCSWCKGINKTTTFTSSNNNKTFKIFHSVNCQSSWVIYIIECNICNLQYIGKSETQFNLRLNNHRNHIKKGISSCELTEHFLHNKRTHNFDNNVIITIIEQIRKDNISNEQKKDLLRHREIFWQKKLNSMQPNGLNKRIG; encoded by the exons ATGTCTACAATTGGCAC actGGCCCACATATTCAACAAACCACCCTTAGTGGCTTATAGGCGGCCAATAAGTCTCCGGGACAGACTCGTGAGTACTAAATTCAAGACAGTTAACAACATTCCTGTACCAAGAGGCTGCGAAGCATGCGGAAAATCAAAGTGCAGCTGGTGCAAAGGAATCAACAAGACCACCACGTTTACCAGCAGTAACAACAATAAGACctttaaaatatttcactctGTTAACTGCCAGTCATCATGGGTTATTTACATTATTGAGTGTAACATCTGCAATCTACAGTACATAGGCAAGAGCGAAACACAGTTCAATCTTCGCTTAAACAACCACAGAAATCATATCAAAAAGGGAATCAGCAGTTGTGAACTTACGGAACACTTTCTACATAATAAACGAACACACAACTTCGACAATAACGTGATCATTACAATAATAGAACAGATCAGGAAAGATAATATAAGCAATGAACAGAAAAAAGATCTCCTGAGACACCGGGAGATATTCTggcaaaagaaactgaattCCATGCAGCCAAATGGACTTAACAAACGAATTGGCTAA